One Deltaproteobacteria bacterium genomic window carries:
- a CDS encoding RNA-binding protein encodes MGKKLYVGNLPFEVTEDQLRELFTPHGQIETATVIIDKFSGRSKGFGFVEFATDAEAQVAIEKLNNTTVGTRQIVVNEARPLEERRPGGGGFGGRGRGGERGGERGGRSKGKGGFNRW; translated from the coding sequence ATGGGAAAAAAACTGTATGTGGGGAATCTCCCCTTCGAAGTGACGGAAGACCAACTCCGTGAATTGTTCACGCCGCATGGTCAAATTGAAACAGCCACGGTCATCATTGACAAATTTAGTGGCCGTTCCAAAGGTTTCGGTTTCGTTGAATTTGCTACCGATGCAGAGGCACAAGTTGCCATTGAAAAACTCAACAATACCACAGTGGGAACAAGGCAGATCGTCGTAAATGAAGCCCGTCCCCTGGAAGAACGCAGACCCGGTGGTGGTGGATTTGGCGGTCGCGGTCGTGGTGGCGAAAGAGGTGGTGAAAGAGGCGGCCGTTCCAAAGGAAAAGGCGGCTTCAATCGCTGGTAG